One genomic window of Ictalurus punctatus breed USDA103 chromosome 23, Coco_2.0, whole genome shotgun sequence includes the following:
- the dnajc5b gene encoding dnaJ homolog subfamily C member 5: MSEQRQRALSTSGEALYQVLGLDKSCTHDDIKKSYRKLALKHHPDKNPDNPDAAEKFKELNNAHSVLSDITKRNIYDKYGSLGLYVAQQFGEENVNTYFMLSSWWAKGLFAICGLLTGCYFCCCLCCCFNCCCGKCKPRTPGEEDQECYVSPEDLEEQIRTDSERDGDTPVMHQPTNASEKTQLIGDGHRTYT; the protein is encoded by the exons ATGAGTGAACAAAGACAGCGAGCCCTGTCCACGTCAGGTGAGGCTCTGTACCAGGTGCTCGGCCTTGACAAGAGCTGCACTCACGATGACATCAAGAAATCATACAG gaagctcgctttgaaacatcacccAGACAAGAACCCGGACAACCCTGATGCTGCTGAGAAGTTCAAGGAGCTCAACAATGCTCACTCTGTGCTCTCGGACATCACAAAACGGAACATTTATGACAAATATGGTTCATTGGGGCTCTATGTGGCCCAGCAGTTTGGAGAGGAGAATGTGAACACTTATTTTATGCTCTCCAGTTGGTGGGCCAAG GGTCTGTTTGCCATCTGTGGCTTGCTGACAGGCTGCTATTTCTGCTGCTGTTTGTGCTGCTGTTTCAACTGCTGCTGTGGGAAGTGTAAGCCCCGCACTCCTGGAGAGGAAGACCAAGAGTGCTACGTGTCTCCTGAAGACCTGGAAGAGCAGATTCGCACTGACTCAGAGAGGG ATGGAGACACTCCTGTAATGCATCAGCCAACTAATGCGAGTGAGAAGACCCAGCTGATTGGGGACGGACACCGGACATACACCTGA
- the trim55b gene encoding tripartite motif-containing protein 55b isoform X1, with protein MDILEKQLICPICLEIFTKPVVILPCQHNLCRKCANDIFQASNPYLSTRGGSVSSGGRFRCPSCRHEVVLDRHGVYGLQRNLLVENIIDMYKQESTSSRPTPERRDDQPVCEVHEDEKINIYCLTCSIPTCSMCKVFGSHQDCEVAPLTSVYQVQKTELTDSIAMMVGNNDRIQGIICQLEETCRAIEENGGRQKSQVCEKFDHLYAILEDRKSEMSLKVTAMQEEKLNYIRGLKRKYEDHLESATKIVELGIQTMEEPEMAVFLQTAKPLLQKPRMGEATNTSHLEKVEHGYENMDYYSVDFKKERGALSSINFITDEDEEEEDRDVAGAETDDHKEQATSGGANTLLLSSQPAPLPLPPNLVKNTSS; from the exons atgGACATTTTGGAGAAGCAGCTGATTTGTCCAATTTGCTTGGAAATCTTTACAAAACCTGTAGTGATTCTGCCATGCCAACACAACCTCTGTCGGAAATGTGCAAATGACATATTCCAg GCATCAAATCCATACCTTTCCACCAGAGGAGGATCAGTGAGTTCAGGCGGCCGTTTCAGATGCCCATCCTGCAGGCACGAGGTTGTTCTAGACCGCCATGGGGTCTATGGACTGCAGAGGAATCTTTTGGTGGAAAACATCATTGATATGTACAAGCAGGAGTCCACCAG CAGCAGGCCTACTCCAGAGAGGAGAGATGACCAGCCCGTGTGTGAGGTGCATGAGGATGAGAAGATCAACATCTACTGCTTGACCTGCAGCATCCCTACCTGCTCCATGTGCAAGGTGTTCGGCTCTCACCAGGACTGTGAAGTGGCACCTCTCACAAGTGTATATCAAGTTCAGAAG ACAGAGCTGACAGACAGCATAGCAATGATGGTGGGCAACAACGACAGGATCCAAGGCATCATTTGTCAGTTGGAGGAGACCTGCCGGGCCATAGAG GAGAATGGCGGGAGGCAAAAGTCGCAGGTGTGTGAGAAGTTTGACCATCTCTATGCCATCTTGGAGGACAGAAAAAGCGAGATGAGTCTCAAAGTGACAGCCATGCAGGAGGAGAAGCTGAACTACATCCGTGGACTCAAGAGGAAGTACGAAGATCACCTGGAGAGCGCGACTAAGATTGTGGAGTTGGGGATCCAAACGATGGAGGAACCAGAGATGGCTGTTTTCTTACAG ACTGCAAAACCTTTGTTACAAAA GCCAAGGATGGGCGAAGCAACAAATACATCCCACTTGGAAAAAGTGGAACATGGCTACGAGAACATGGACTATTACTCTGTTGACTTCAAGAAAGAACGTGGAGCTCTAAGTTCTATAAACTTCATCACAG atgaggatgaggaagaggaagataGAGATGTAGCGGGAGCAGAGACGGACGACCATAAAGAACAAGCTACTTCAGGAGGAGCAAATACACTGTTGCTGAGCAGCCAACCTGCTCCACTTCCTCTGCCTCCAAATCTTGTCAAAAACACCAGCTCATAG
- the trim55b gene encoding tripartite motif-containing protein 55b isoform X2: MDILEKQLICPICLEIFTKPVVILPCQHNLCRKCANDIFQASNPYLSTRGGSVSSGGRFRCPSCRHEVVLDRHGVYGLQRNLLVENIIDMYKQESTSRPTPERRDDQPVCEVHEDEKINIYCLTCSIPTCSMCKVFGSHQDCEVAPLTSVYQVQKTELTDSIAMMVGNNDRIQGIICQLEETCRAIEENGGRQKSQVCEKFDHLYAILEDRKSEMSLKVTAMQEEKLNYIRGLKRKYEDHLESATKIVELGIQTMEEPEMAVFLQTAKPLLQKPRMGEATNTSHLEKVEHGYENMDYYSVDFKKERGALSSINFITDEDEEEEDRDVAGAETDDHKEQATSGGANTLLLSSQPAPLPLPPNLVKNTSS, from the exons atgGACATTTTGGAGAAGCAGCTGATTTGTCCAATTTGCTTGGAAATCTTTACAAAACCTGTAGTGATTCTGCCATGCCAACACAACCTCTGTCGGAAATGTGCAAATGACATATTCCAg GCATCAAATCCATACCTTTCCACCAGAGGAGGATCAGTGAGTTCAGGCGGCCGTTTCAGATGCCCATCCTGCAGGCACGAGGTTGTTCTAGACCGCCATGGGGTCTATGGACTGCAGAGGAATCTTTTGGTGGAAAACATCATTGATATGTACAAGCAGGAGTCCACCAG CAGGCCTACTCCAGAGAGGAGAGATGACCAGCCCGTGTGTGAGGTGCATGAGGATGAGAAGATCAACATCTACTGCTTGACCTGCAGCATCCCTACCTGCTCCATGTGCAAGGTGTTCGGCTCTCACCAGGACTGTGAAGTGGCACCTCTCACAAGTGTATATCAAGTTCAGAAG ACAGAGCTGACAGACAGCATAGCAATGATGGTGGGCAACAACGACAGGATCCAAGGCATCATTTGTCAGTTGGAGGAGACCTGCCGGGCCATAGAG GAGAATGGCGGGAGGCAAAAGTCGCAGGTGTGTGAGAAGTTTGACCATCTCTATGCCATCTTGGAGGACAGAAAAAGCGAGATGAGTCTCAAAGTGACAGCCATGCAGGAGGAGAAGCTGAACTACATCCGTGGACTCAAGAGGAAGTACGAAGATCACCTGGAGAGCGCGACTAAGATTGTGGAGTTGGGGATCCAAACGATGGAGGAACCAGAGATGGCTGTTTTCTTACAG ACTGCAAAACCTTTGTTACAAAA GCCAAGGATGGGCGAAGCAACAAATACATCCCACTTGGAAAAAGTGGAACATGGCTACGAGAACATGGACTATTACTCTGTTGACTTCAAGAAAGAACGTGGAGCTCTAAGTTCTATAAACTTCATCACAG atgaggatgaggaagaggaagataGAGATGTAGCGGGAGCAGAGACGGACGACCATAAAGAACAAGCTACTTCAGGAGGAGCAAATACACTGTTGCTGAGCAGCCAACCTGCTCCACTTCCTCTGCCTCCAAATCTTGTCAAAAACACCAGCTCATAG
- the trim55b gene encoding tripartite motif-containing protein 55b isoform X4, with translation MDILEKQLICPICLEIFTKPVVILPCQHNLCRKCANDIFQASNPYLSTRGGSVSSGGRFRCPSCRHEVVLDRHGVYGLQRNLLVENIIDMYKQESTSRPTPERRDDQPVCEVHEDEKINIYCLTCSIPTCSMCKVFGSHQDCEVAPLTSVYQVQKTELTDSIAMMVGNNDRIQGIICQLEETCRAIEENGGRQKSQVCEKFDHLYAILEDRKSEMSLKVTAMQEEKLNYIRGLKRKYEDHLESATKIVELGIQTMEEPEMAVFLQTAKPLLQKMGEATNTSHLEKVEHGYENMDYYSVDFKKERGALSSINFITDEDEEEEDRDVAGAETDDHKEQATSGGANTLLLSSQPAPLPLPPNLVKNTSS, from the exons atgGACATTTTGGAGAAGCAGCTGATTTGTCCAATTTGCTTGGAAATCTTTACAAAACCTGTAGTGATTCTGCCATGCCAACACAACCTCTGTCGGAAATGTGCAAATGACATATTCCAg GCATCAAATCCATACCTTTCCACCAGAGGAGGATCAGTGAGTTCAGGCGGCCGTTTCAGATGCCCATCCTGCAGGCACGAGGTTGTTCTAGACCGCCATGGGGTCTATGGACTGCAGAGGAATCTTTTGGTGGAAAACATCATTGATATGTACAAGCAGGAGTCCACCAG CAGGCCTACTCCAGAGAGGAGAGATGACCAGCCCGTGTGTGAGGTGCATGAGGATGAGAAGATCAACATCTACTGCTTGACCTGCAGCATCCCTACCTGCTCCATGTGCAAGGTGTTCGGCTCTCACCAGGACTGTGAAGTGGCACCTCTCACAAGTGTATATCAAGTTCAGAAG ACAGAGCTGACAGACAGCATAGCAATGATGGTGGGCAACAACGACAGGATCCAAGGCATCATTTGTCAGTTGGAGGAGACCTGCCGGGCCATAGAG GAGAATGGCGGGAGGCAAAAGTCGCAGGTGTGTGAGAAGTTTGACCATCTCTATGCCATCTTGGAGGACAGAAAAAGCGAGATGAGTCTCAAAGTGACAGCCATGCAGGAGGAGAAGCTGAACTACATCCGTGGACTCAAGAGGAAGTACGAAGATCACCTGGAGAGCGCGACTAAGATTGTGGAGTTGGGGATCCAAACGATGGAGGAACCAGAGATGGCTGTTTTCTTACAG ACTGCAAAACCTTTGTTACAAAA GATGGGCGAAGCAACAAATACATCCCACTTGGAAAAAGTGGAACATGGCTACGAGAACATGGACTATTACTCTGTTGACTTCAAGAAAGAACGTGGAGCTCTAAGTTCTATAAACTTCATCACAG atgaggatgaggaagaggaagataGAGATGTAGCGGGAGCAGAGACGGACGACCATAAAGAACAAGCTACTTCAGGAGGAGCAAATACACTGTTGCTGAGCAGCCAACCTGCTCCACTTCCTCTGCCTCCAAATCTTGTCAAAAACACCAGCTCATAG
- the trim55b gene encoding tripartite motif-containing protein 55b isoform X5, protein MDILEKQLICPICLEIFTKPVVILPCQHNLCRKCANDIFQASNPYLSTRGGSVSSGGRFRCPSCRHEVVLDRHGVYGLQRNLLVENIIDMYKQESTSSRPTPERRDDQPVCEVHEDEKINIYCLTCSIPTCSMCKVFGSHQDCEVAPLTSVYQVQKTELTDSIAMMVGNNDRIQGIICQLEETCRAIEENGGRQKSQVCEKFDHLYAILEDRKSEMSLKVTAMQEEKLNYIRGLKRKYEDHLESATKIVELGIQTMEEPEMAVFLQTAKPLLQK, encoded by the exons atgGACATTTTGGAGAAGCAGCTGATTTGTCCAATTTGCTTGGAAATCTTTACAAAACCTGTAGTGATTCTGCCATGCCAACACAACCTCTGTCGGAAATGTGCAAATGACATATTCCAg GCATCAAATCCATACCTTTCCACCAGAGGAGGATCAGTGAGTTCAGGCGGCCGTTTCAGATGCCCATCCTGCAGGCACGAGGTTGTTCTAGACCGCCATGGGGTCTATGGACTGCAGAGGAATCTTTTGGTGGAAAACATCATTGATATGTACAAGCAGGAGTCCACCAG CAGCAGGCCTACTCCAGAGAGGAGAGATGACCAGCCCGTGTGTGAGGTGCATGAGGATGAGAAGATCAACATCTACTGCTTGACCTGCAGCATCCCTACCTGCTCCATGTGCAAGGTGTTCGGCTCTCACCAGGACTGTGAAGTGGCACCTCTCACAAGTGTATATCAAGTTCAGAAG ACAGAGCTGACAGACAGCATAGCAATGATGGTGGGCAACAACGACAGGATCCAAGGCATCATTTGTCAGTTGGAGGAGACCTGCCGGGCCATAGAG GAGAATGGCGGGAGGCAAAAGTCGCAGGTGTGTGAGAAGTTTGACCATCTCTATGCCATCTTGGAGGACAGAAAAAGCGAGATGAGTCTCAAAGTGACAGCCATGCAGGAGGAGAAGCTGAACTACATCCGTGGACTCAAGAGGAAGTACGAAGATCACCTGGAGAGCGCGACTAAGATTGTGGAGTTGGGGATCCAAACGATGGAGGAACCAGAGATGGCTGTTTTCTTACAG ACTGCAAAACCTTTGTTACAAAA atga
- the trim55b gene encoding tripartite motif-containing protein 55b isoform X3, which produces MDILEKQLICPICLEIFTKPVVILPCQHNLCRKCANDIFQASNPYLSTRGGSVSSGGRFRCPSCRHEVVLDRHGVYGLQRNLLVENIIDMYKQESTSSRPTPERRDDQPVCEVHEDEKINIYCLTCSIPTCSMCKVFGSHQDCEVAPLTSVYQVQKTELTDSIAMMVGNNDRIQGIICQLEETCRAIEENGGRQKSQVCEKFDHLYAILEDRKSEMSLKVTAMQEEKLNYIRGLKRKYEDHLESATKIVELGIQTMEEPEMAVFLQTAKPLLQKMGEATNTSHLEKVEHGYENMDYYSVDFKKERGALSSINFITDEDEEEEDRDVAGAETDDHKEQATSGGANTLLLSSQPAPLPLPPNLVKNTSS; this is translated from the exons atgGACATTTTGGAGAAGCAGCTGATTTGTCCAATTTGCTTGGAAATCTTTACAAAACCTGTAGTGATTCTGCCATGCCAACACAACCTCTGTCGGAAATGTGCAAATGACATATTCCAg GCATCAAATCCATACCTTTCCACCAGAGGAGGATCAGTGAGTTCAGGCGGCCGTTTCAGATGCCCATCCTGCAGGCACGAGGTTGTTCTAGACCGCCATGGGGTCTATGGACTGCAGAGGAATCTTTTGGTGGAAAACATCATTGATATGTACAAGCAGGAGTCCACCAG CAGCAGGCCTACTCCAGAGAGGAGAGATGACCAGCCCGTGTGTGAGGTGCATGAGGATGAGAAGATCAACATCTACTGCTTGACCTGCAGCATCCCTACCTGCTCCATGTGCAAGGTGTTCGGCTCTCACCAGGACTGTGAAGTGGCACCTCTCACAAGTGTATATCAAGTTCAGAAG ACAGAGCTGACAGACAGCATAGCAATGATGGTGGGCAACAACGACAGGATCCAAGGCATCATTTGTCAGTTGGAGGAGACCTGCCGGGCCATAGAG GAGAATGGCGGGAGGCAAAAGTCGCAGGTGTGTGAGAAGTTTGACCATCTCTATGCCATCTTGGAGGACAGAAAAAGCGAGATGAGTCTCAAAGTGACAGCCATGCAGGAGGAGAAGCTGAACTACATCCGTGGACTCAAGAGGAAGTACGAAGATCACCTGGAGAGCGCGACTAAGATTGTGGAGTTGGGGATCCAAACGATGGAGGAACCAGAGATGGCTGTTTTCTTACAG ACTGCAAAACCTTTGTTACAAAA GATGGGCGAAGCAACAAATACATCCCACTTGGAAAAAGTGGAACATGGCTACGAGAACATGGACTATTACTCTGTTGACTTCAAGAAAGAACGTGGAGCTCTAAGTTCTATAAACTTCATCACAG atgaggatgaggaagaggaagataGAGATGTAGCGGGAGCAGAGACGGACGACCATAAAGAACAAGCTACTTCAGGAGGAGCAAATACACTGTTGCTGAGCAGCCAACCTGCTCCACTTCCTCTGCCTCCAAATCTTGTCAAAAACACCAGCTCATAG
- the crhb gene encoding corticotropin releasing hormone b: MKLHFLVTTAAALLVAFPPRMNECRAVDGPDRRASLSSPSANALEEEEDQRRTRPIWARLGEEYFIRVGNRNQRERESEPETRPEPASAVFKRALQLRLTQHLLRQDHEVAEAARELRDAPAERPRRAEEPPISLDLTFHLLREVLEMAKAEQMAQQAHSNRKMMEIFGK; encoded by the coding sequence ATGAAGCTCCACTTTCTCGTCACGACCGCCGCAGCTCTGCTCGTTGCCTTCCCACCACGCATGAACGAGTGCCGAGCAGTGGACGGTCCAGACCGGCGAGCCTCGCTCTCCTCCCCCTCCGCCAACGCGCTCGAAGAGGAGGAAGACCAGAGGCGCACACGGCCCATTTGGGCACGGCTGGGAGAGGAATACTTCATCCGGGTGGGCAACAGAAATCAGCGCGAACGTGAATCCGAACCTGAGACGCGCCCCGAACCGGCGTCAGCGGTCTTCAAGCGCGCTCTGCAGCTCAGGCTCACGCAGCACCTGCTCCGCCAAGACCACGAGGTCGCCGAAGCGGCCCGCGAGTTGCGCGACGCCCCAGCGGAGAGACCGCGCCGCGCCGAGGAGCCGCCCATCTCCCTGGACCTGACCTTCCACCTGCTGCGGGAGGTGCTGGAGATGGCGAAGGCTGAGCAGATGGCGCAGCAGGCGCACAGCAACCGGAAAATGATGGAGATTTTCGGCAAGTAG